A stretch of the Malus sylvestris chromosome 10, drMalSylv7.2, whole genome shotgun sequence genome encodes the following:
- the LOC126587246 gene encoding 60S acidic ribosomal protein P1-like, protein MSASELACSYAILILHDEGIPVTSEKIVTLAKAANVPVESYWPGLFAKLAEKRDIDDLILNVGVGGGAAVAAAAPAVGAAAAPAAAAPPPEEKKEEAKEESDDEGLFNLFD, encoded by the coding sequence ATGTCGGCTTCAGAGCTTGCTTGCAGTTACGCCATTCTAATCCTCCATGACGAAGGCATCCCCGTCACTTCTGAGAAGATTGTAACATTGGCAAAAGCTGCCAATGTCCCTGTTGAGTCTTACTGGCCTGGCTTGTTCGCCAAGCTTGCTGAGAAGAGAGACATTGACGATCTTATCCTCAATGTTGGCGTTGGTGGCGGCGCTGCAGTAGCCGCTGCTGCCCCAGCTGTCGGTGCAGCTGCCGCCCCAGCTGCTGCTGCTCCTCCACcagaggagaagaaggaagaagccaaGGAAGAAAGTGATGACGAGGGACTTTTCAATTTGTTCGATTAG
- the LOC126584429 gene encoding putative F-box protein At1g23770: protein MEEIGGGSVAKKIMFLRRALTEELADERSNHERLVIAVHAVLLESGFVPIDPISGKQTDDQDRPHLLDKWSTLDQSQTMWVYYTLPQILQNWTNIEKSKGWTITGNYNVIEGGGGIQLMIQSRGNFVNVYPSLSGYRLGLYSPIHHLCLDEQRFCPAIEFLWANRDVDLGDRDLHQYQSPEKEILELWKISMDEIVLPFLIELCPMAGLPAPTVFMDLLPEIKRKIFESLSGVDILKVPGVCKKLRNVVNDDQEFWKHKFRSRVEG, encoded by the coding sequence ATGGAAGAAATTGGTGGTGGGTCGGTGGCAAAGAAGATCATGTTCTTGAGGAGGGCGCTGACGGAGGAGTTGGCAGATGAGCGAAGTAATCACGAGCGGTTGGTGATCGCAGTCCATGCCGTGCTCTTAGAGTCTGGTTTCGTCCCAATCGATCCGATTTCAGGCAAGCAAACCGATGATCAGGATCGTCCTCATCTGTTGGATAAATGGTCAACACTGGATCAAAGTCAGACGATGTGGGTGTACTACACTCTCCCTCAGATTTTGCAAAACTGGACCAATATTGAAAAGTCTAAAGGTTGGACCATTACTGGAAATTATAACGTGattgaaggaggaggaggaattcAGTTGATGATTCAGAGTAGGGGTAATTTTGTCAATGTCTATCCGTCTTTGTCCGGTTACCGATTAGGGCTTTACTCACCTATCCATCACCTATGTTTGGATGAGCAAAGGTTTTGCCCCGCGATTGAATTTCTTTGGGCTAATAGGGATGTGGATCTTGGAGATAGGGATTTGCATCAGTACCAGTCCCCTGAAaaagaaattttggaattgTGGAAGATTTCCATGGATGAGATTGTACTGCCTTTTCTGATTGAGCTTTGCCCGATGGCGGGTTTACCGGCTCCAACGGTGTTTATGGACCTTCTGCCGGAGATAAAAAGGAAGATTTTCGAGTCACTTTCTGGTGTTGACATTTTAAAAGTGCCAGGTGTTTGTAAGAAGCTGAGAAATGTTGTTAATGATGATCAAGAGTTCTGGAAGCACAAGTTTCGTTCGAGAGTGGAAGGCTGA
- the LOC126587631 gene encoding subtilisin-like protease SBT1.2, with amino-acid sequence MELEAFKTRLFVSILFVCLVSIRANTLQTYIVQLNPQGVTSSSFASKPRWHLSFLEQTMSSEDASLRLLYSYHSAMEGFAAQLSELELESLKMLPDVIAIRPDHRLQIHTTYSYKFLGLGASSEGAWYKSAFGRGTIIGVLDTGVWPESPSFDDSGMPAVPKKWRGICQEGQNFNTSNCNRKLIGARFFTEGHRVASYTPDGGREYVSPRDSHGHGTHTSSTAGGATVPMASVFGNADGVARGMAPGAHIAVYKVCWLNGCYSSDILAAMDVAIKDGVDILSLSLGGFPIPLYDDSIAIGSFRAVEHGISVVCAAGNNGPIQSSVANEAPWITTVGASTIDRTFPAIVQMGNGKYLYGESLYQGNHLKRAGKELELVYVTSENSGSEYCFKGSLPRAKVRGKIVVCDRGVNGRAEKGEVVKKAGGAAMILANTAINLEENSADVHVLPATLIGFKESVHLMAYINSTRRPTARIVFGGTVIGKSRAPAVAQFSARGPSYSNPTILKPDVIAPGVNIIAAWPQNLGPTGLPEDSRRVNFTIMSGTSMACPHASGIAALIRSAHPKWSPAAIKSAVMTTAEVTDHSGKPIMDGDKPAGVFAIGAGHINPERAIDPGLIYDIRPQDYVTHLCTLGYTKSEILTITHQNVSCRELLKMNRGFSLNYPSISVIFKHGTRNKMIRRRVTNVGSPNSIYKLEVLAPKEVKVRVKPQMLRFTDINQSLSYRVWFISRKRTEKGRMSFAQGQLTWVNSNNGLNRVKSPFSVTWK; translated from the coding sequence ATGGAACTCGAAGCATTCAAAACCCGTCTTTTTGTTTCCATTCTCTTCGTTTGCTTGGTTTCGATTCGTGCAAACACTCTCCAAACTTACATTGTTCAGCTCAACCCTCAAGGTGTGACCAGCTCCTCTTTTGCTTCTAAGCCGAGGTGGCATCTCTCATTTCTTGAACAAACAATGTCTTCCGAAGACGCTTCTTTGCGGCTTCTCTACTCTTACCATTCTGCCATGGAAGGATTCGCTGCTCAGCTATCTGAGTTGGAGCTTGAGTCCTTGAAAATGCTGCCGGATGTCATTGCAATTAGGCCTGACCATCGGCTCCAAATCCACACCACTTATTCTTACAAATTCTTGGGACTTGGCGCTTCAAGTGAAGGTGCTTGGTACAAATCTGCGTTTGGTAGAGGCACGATCATTGGGGTGCTTGATACTGGAGTTTGGCCTGAGAGTCCAAGCTTCGATGATAGTGGAATGCCAGCAGTTCCCAAGAAATGGAGAGGAATTTGTCAAGAAGGGCAGAACTTCAATACTTCAAATTGCAACCGAAAACTCATTGGCGCCAGGTTCTTCACTGAAGGCCATCGCGTAGCTTCATACACACCAGATGGAGGTCGTGAGTATGTGTCACCACGTGATTCTCATGGGCATGGAACTCACACATCATCAACAGCAGGGGGCGCTACTGTCCCAATGGCAAGTGTTTTCGGCAATGCAGATGGTGTGGCTCGCGGAATGGCCCCGGGAGCGCATATAGCGGTGTACAAAGTCTGCTGGCTCAACGGATGTTACAGCTCTGATATCCTAGCTGCAATGGATGTTGCAATTAAAGATGGAGTAGacattctctccctctctttagGTGGGTTCCCCATTCCACTTTACGACGACAGCATTGCAATTGGAAGTTTTCGAGCAGTGGAGCATGGAATTTCAGTTGTGTGTGCAGCAGGCAACAATGGTCCAATCCAAAGTTCAGTTGCCAATGAAGCTCCTTGGATCACTACCGTTGGTGCAAGCACAATAGACCGAACATTTCCAGCCATAGTTCAAATGGGGAACGGAAAGTACCTCTATGGAGAATCTTTGTACCAGGGAAACCATCTTAAGAGAGCAGGGAAAGAGCTTGAACTGGTTTATGTGACAAGTGAGAATAGTGGAAGTGAATATTGCTTCAAAGGGTCACTTCCACGAGCAAAAGTCCGTGGAAAAATTGTGGTTTGTGACCGAGGTGTCAATGGAAGGGCGGAGAAAGGCGAAGTGGTGAAGAAAGCTGGGGGTGCTGCAATGATTTTGGCAAACACAGCGATAAACCTAGAGGAAAACTCCGCCGATGTCCATGTCTTGCCTGCAACTCTCATTGGCTTCAAAGAATCAGTTCACTTGATGGCTTACATAAACTCTACTAGGAGACCGACAGCTAGAATTGTATTCGGAGGTACAGTTATAGGAAAATCCAGAGCACCAGCAGTAGCTCAATTCTCCGCTAGAGGACCGAGCTATTCAAACCCTACAATCCTCAAACCGGATGTGATTGCTCCCGGGGTCAACATCATTGCTGCTTGGCCTCAAAACTTAGGCCCCACCGGCCTTCCAGAAGATTCTAGAAGAGTGAATTTTACTATCATGTCGGGGACATCAATGGCCTGTCCTCACGCCAGTGGAATTGCTGCTCTTATACGCTCAGCTCATCCCAAATGGAGCCCTGCAGCCATTAAATCTGCCGTTATGACAACTGCTGAGGTAACTGACCATTCAGGAAAACCGATAATGGATGGAGACAAACCAGCTGGAGTTTTTGCAATTGGTGCTGGACATATCAACCCCGAAAGAGCCATTGATCCCGGGTTGATTTATGACATCAGGCCGCAGGATTATGTCACGCATTTATGCACTCTTGGATACACAAAATCAGAAATTCTTACTATCACTCACCAGAACGTTAGCTGCCGTGAACTTTTGAAGATGAACAGGGGTTTCAGCCTCAATTACCCCTCCATTTCAGTAATTTTCAAACATGGTACGAGAAACAAAATGATCAGAAGGCGAGTAACAAACGTCGGGAGTCCTAATTCCATTTACAAGCTGGAAGTACTGGCACCGAAGGAAGTAAAAGTGAGAGTTAAACCTCAAATGCTAAGGTTCACAGACATCAATCAGAGTTTGAGTTACAGGGTATGGTTTATATCAAGGAAGAGAACAGAAAAAGGGAGGATGAGCTTTGCACAAGGGCAGCTGACATGGGTGAATTCTAACAATGGCTTGAACCGGGTTAAAAGCCCCTTCTCGGTGACTTGGAAGTAA
- the LOC126587632 gene encoding photosystem II reaction center PSB28 protein, chloroplastic-like: MATLQSLAFSSPLSQCLQQPRLHSGLLCWGVHRSAESTFNGKSLRVSRPQWAPLRRCTQASRSIKMMVKPKIQFIQGTDEQTIPDVRLTKSKDGTNGVAIFKFEQPSVFDSSGEFGDITGFYMIDEEGVLSSVDVNAKFVNGKPAGIEAKYIMRTPRDWDRFMRFMERYANDNGLSFIKK; this comes from the exons ATGGCAACCCTGCAGTCACTTGCGTTCTCTTCTCCACTCTCACAATGTCTGCAGCAACCACGCCTTCATTCGG GCTTGTTATGTTGGGGTGTTCATAGAAGTGCAGAATCCACATTCAATGGCAAGTCTTTGCGCGTGTCTCGTCCCCAATGGGCGCCATTAAGACGGTGTACTCAAGCATCCAGGTCTATTAAAATGATGGTCAAACCAAAAATTCAGTTCATCCAAGGGACCGATGAACAGACAATACCAGATGTGAGGCTAACCAAATCAAAAGATGGTACAAATGGTGTGGCAATTTTCAAGTTTGAGCAGCCTTCTGTGTTTGACTCCTCTGGTGAGTTTGGTGACATCACTGGCTTTTACATGATTGACGAAGAAGGCGTCCTTTCATCGGTTGATGTTAACGCCAAATTTGTCAACGGAAAGCCTGCAGGAATTGAAGCAAAGTACATAATGCGAACTCCGAGAGATTGGGACAGATTCATGAGATTCATGGAACGCTATGCAAATGACAATGGCTTGagtttcattaaaaaatga